One genomic segment of Cryptococcus neoformans var. neoformans JEC21 chromosome 8 sequence includes these proteins:
- a CDS encoding MMS2, putative has protein sequence MATDIRLLVHSVVYPTSHEQYTRDQQALSDLFKEPEFLISLQTLAADKTLSQPERLMASLITGREMKTKWRSKAITPETRKPEVRRRLFSFLEEEDFAIARPQLSLLVAVARIEYPKTWQNLPELFLEPLLSTLPHLANPSSLTPAASTLLINVLWTINALVKEWRTVRIAQGATVMQTLEQLFTEPLRKILDIWGESERNGGGYLPLEEAGRYAFKILARFCQWHWSKAKPMQTEEAILRIQYLVGHSVTHASVIQSNRLRLIATKVPSEKTLRSITKHLRAIGKWWRAMIALDPKGFCKIDGTTAGIGWWWGEVGGVVAGTDGAISNDDSDDSPYPKRFLLLGLLLFKDILPILAADHHDIFTPEFILSAFHLLVDKLLPLTSTDLEALEDEPEEWLIGESTDAEAWAFEFRPCAERVLIALNNACRNVPRENKVIEPAMLKLLSETQLIPPDNLPSVLRHESVYCALGRLSRSMASYGGVNFESLLTGMGPWISQGKPLHRIVKRRVAWLIGEWMSGDEESAKLHIVWQLLLHLLSERGDASDRAVNLAAAVAIKECVDLWELPIDYFLPFLEQTVQGLIKLLGEASTLDGKRYVNDTVGVVIERVGDKIMPYLPTLAQSVPVLWHGAIGLEGEWLFKASLVVLTTKLVSAAKESSGGLMELVIPLIEESLQPPAKEFFEEDGLILWQTALYNSASPYQPSPETGLIRILPGLLLVLGSNLDLLPKLLSLLDSYLLLDPVGISQAHGQAIASNLAMALSTSTGNESAVIRILATVSLWTRIAPLPVISSLLLQAGIFHHITTALEDDKASGLVLAAYLEILSRIAMNNPNIFLQMVEESAKIQSQDVHKLLEEILDAVWRNFDYVGETRLRKVVAMGVGNLLLTGNQQVMERLDGDFMNIFLDVLGEVQQSEGSLSVQETGLAPWIDDNSTLWTEIENTPEGQRRLSLEDNDPAYTVSLKDFILQLLNQASSVGLNPYWEKADAGTKRSLEKFLN, from the exons ATGGCCACAGATATCCGCCTTCTCGTCCATTCAGTTGTATACCCAACCAGCCATGAGCAATACACTCGTGACCAACAAGCTCTCTCAGACCTCTTCAAGGAACCAG AATTTCTTATCTCTCTCCAAACTCTGGCGGCCGATAAGACTTTGAGTCAGCCAGAAAGACTCATGGCTTCACTCATCACTGGAAGAGAAATGAAAACCAAGTGGAGAAGCAAAGC AATTACTCCAGAGACCCGTAAACCCGAAGTTAGACGAAGGCTTTTCAGctttttggaagaagaagattttgCT ATTGCCCGTCCTCAATTGAGCCTGCTTGTTGCGGTAGCGCGTATCGAATATCCTAAAACATGGCAAAATCTCCCCGAGCTTTTCCTTGAACCACTTCTCTCAACTTTGCCTCACTTAGCCAACCCATCATCGCTGACTCCAGCTGCCTCGACATTGCTGATCAATGTTCTTTGGACGATCAATGCATTAGTCAAAGAGTGGAGGACTGTGAGAATTGCACAAGGAGCCACGGTTATGCAGACATTAGAACAGCTCTTCACAGAGCCTCTTCGTAAAATTTTGGATATTTGGGGCGAAAGTGAGAGAAACGGGGGGGGCTACTTGCCTTTAGAGGAAGCAGGTAGATACGCTTTCAA GATACTTGCTCGATTTTGTCAATGGCACTGGTCCAAGGCAAAGCCAATGCAAACGGAAGAGGCTATCCTTAGGATTCAATACCTTGTCGGCCATTCCGTCACTCATGCCTCCGTTATCCAGTCAAACCGGCTTCGGTTGATCGCAACCAAAGTTCCTTCAGAAAAAACTCTTAGATCCATCACAAAACATTTGCGAGCGATAGGGAAATGGTGGCGTGCCATGATAGCTCTTGATCCCAAAGGTTTTTGTAAAATTGATGGAACCACGGCGGGCAttgggtggtggtggggagaGGTTGGTGGCGTCGTTGCAGGGACGGATGGTGCCATTTCTAACGATG ACTCGGATGATTCGCCTTACCCGAAGCGATTCTTGCTCTTGGGATTGCTTCTCTTCAAAGAtattcttcccatccttgcTGCAGATCACCATGATA TTTTCACACCTGAGTTCATTCTCTCCGCTTTCCACTTATTGGTGGATaaacttcttcctctcactTCTACGGATCTTGAAGCCCTTGAAGATGAACCTGAAGAATGGCTTATTGGCGAAAGTACTGACGCAGAGGCCTGGGCCTTTGAATTCAGA CCGTGCGCTGAGCGTGTTCTCATAGCACTCAATAATGCCTGTCGCAATGTTCCCAGAGAAAATAAGGTTATTGAACCAGCCATGCTGAAACTGCTTTCCGAGACACAGC TCATTCCCCCTGACAATCTGCCTTCGGTCTTGCGACATGAGTCTGTATATTGTGCCTTGGGGCGCCTAAGTCGTTCAATGGCATCGTACGGCGGTGTAAATTTTGAATCTTTGCTCACGGGTATGGGCCCCTGGATTAGCCAGGGGAAGCCTTT GCACCGTATTGTCAAACGTCGTGTTGCTTGGCTTATTGGTGAATGGATGAGtggcgatgaagaatcTGCCAAACTCCATATAGTGTGGCAACTACTCTTGCACCTTCTCTCTGAGAGAGGGGATGCATCTGATCGGGCAGTAAACCTCGCAGCTGCAGTGGCCATCAAGGAATGTGTTGACTTGTGGGAACTTCCAATTGATTactttttgccttttctaGAGCAAACAGTCCAGGGATT AATCAAACTGCTTGGCGAGGCAAGCACCTTGGATGGTAAAAGATATGTGAATGACACTGTTGGGGTTGTGATTGAAAGGGTTGGGGACAAG ATCATGCCATATCTACCCACTCTGGCCCAATCTGTGCCTGTGCTAT GGCATGGTGCAATCGGTTtagaaggagaatggcTTTTCAAAGCGTCCCTTGTAGTCCTAACCACCAAGCTGGTATCT GCAGCCAAGGAATCATCTGGCGGATTAATGGAGCTGGTTATTCCATTGATAGAAGAAAGCCTACAGCCACCAGCCAAAGAATTTTTCGAAGAGGATGGCCTAATTTT ATGGCAGACTGCCCTATACAATTCTGCATCGCCCTATCAACCGTCTCCAGAAACAGGACTTATACGTATTCTGCCTGGCTTATTACTTGTGTTGGGTTCCAACTTGGACTTGTTGCCGAAACTCCTGAGTTTATTGGACTCTTACCTTCTGCTTGATCCTGTCGGAATAAGTCAG GCTCATGGGCAAGCTATTGCCTCGAATTTGGCCATGGCACTGTCAACTAGCACTGGTAACGAATCAGCAGTCATCCGCATTCTTGCCACAGTGTCTCTTTGGACGCGCATTGCTCCACTTCCTGTCATTTCGTCTTTGCTCCTTCAGGCTGGTATATTCCACCATATAACAACGGCCTTGGAGGATGACAAAGCTTCAGGCCTCGTCCTTGCTGCATACCTGGAAATACTCTCCAGAATTGCAATGAACAATCCAAACATCTTCCTTCAAATGGTGGAAGAGTCTGCAAAAATTCAATCCCAAGATGTGCACAAATTACTAGAGGAAATCTTAGATGCTGTGTGGAGGAATTTTGACTATGTAGGGGAGACAAGATTGAGGAAAGTTGTGGCTATGGGAGTAGGAAATTTGCTTTTGACTGGCAACCAACAAGTCATGGAGAGGCTTGATGGTGACTTCA TGAACATATTTTTGGATGTCTTAGGTGAAGTACAACAATCTGAGGGAAGCCTTTCAGTGCAAGA AACTGGTCTTGCACCCTGGATAGATGACAACAGTACCCTTTGGACCGAGATAGAAA ATACACCTGAAGGACAACGACGATTGTCTTTGGAAGACAATGATCCTGCATACACTGTATCTCTCAAAGACTTTATTTTGCAGCTTCTAAATCAAGCCTCATCTGTAGGGTTAAATCCCTACTGGGAGAAAGCAGATGCTGGCACAAAGCGAAGCTTGGAGAAGTTCCTAAATTAG
- a CDS encoding Ser/Thr protein kinase, putative has translation MDRDSPSSLPSTLLEPPPPATIISPPSPTKDQTVTEDTSPSQLEMISSQASSTIESPDSLPQPTTDSPPSISTPLPVSASPAFLRPTSPPFASPSVFTTVRSPSPSSPSLRPKGTHHRRTSSAHRVRETIDGTQTANEDGERMINQYKIGMSLGQGAYAKVELGVDINTGLKYAIKEFSKSRLHHQSLQEKHRASMRSKLRKGRERKAMSGDKGESQERPPQPMEKEEMSGALDNTQSGDEKMEDPLGLIRREIAVMKKLDHPNLVHLYEAISVSTADALFLVLEYMPGGTLMKVKVGQDDSNAQPTFDREQTREYFRQLCLGLEYLHANEIVHRDIKPENILLSADRQLVKLCDFGVSEMFTKTGDDRIQKSGGSPAFQSPESFQPSGELHGKAVDIWALGVTLYCMLTGTLPFNYPNIIELYAAVVERSPRIPEDWDASLRDLMERMLCKDPALRIDMSSLREHPWTTDETRLPMIDTEENLYEVGKQVEEPTQDEIKDAIVTFRGILYVMRAVHKMRRLHLHRSSPSRGATSSPGDSANVSFASESMDSYVSRDPLTSTTSLSSDGEDGPFKDIAGNKVTSPRQMSLASPADTEKPDATPFMSFGDIEPIKTDVQENVDGVVLVDSPTSENEDAETEKLGSGSSRDL, from the exons ATGGATCGGGACAGCCCTTCCTCGCTCCCCTCCACTCTCCTCGAGCCTCCACCCCCAGCGACCATCATCTCACCCCCCTCTCCGACAAAAGACCAGACAGTCACAGAAGATACTTCGCCTTCTCAACTAGAGATGATTTCATCCCAAGCATCTTCTACTATCGAGTCTCCAGACTCTCTTCCACAGCCCACTACTGACTCTCCACCGTCCATTTCCACACCTCTACCGGTTTCGGCTTCGCCCGCCTTCCTCCGCCCCACATCTCCCCCTTTTGCTTCGCCCTCTGTATTCACCACTGTTcgatctccttccccatcatcgccatccTTAAGGCCCAAAGGAACGCATCATCGCAGAACAAGCTCAGCTCATCGTGTTCGTGAAACCATTGATGGCACGCAAACAGCCaacgaagatggagaacGGATGATCAACCAGTACAAAATTGGGATGAGCCTTGGGCAAGGAGCATACGCCAAAGTTGAGCTAGGAGTTGATATAAACACTGGCCTGAAATAC GCAATCAAAGAGTTTTCAAAATCCAGGCTTCATCACCAATCCCTTCAAGAGAAACATCGTGCAAGCATGCGAAGTAAGTTAcggaaaggaagggagcGAAAAGCAATGAGTGGGGATAAAGGAGAAAGTCAAGAACGGCCGCCGCAACCcatggaaaaggaggagatgtcCGGCGCTTTGGACAACACACAATctggagatgagaagatggaagaccCATTGGGGCTGATCCGACGGGAAATTGCTGTGATGAAAAAGCTCGA TCATCCCAAT CTTGTGCATCTGTATGAGGCCATATCAGTTTCTACCGCCGATGCTCTATTTCTCGTGCTGGAATACATGCCGGGGGGAACCCTTATGAAAGTCAAAGTTGGGCAAGACGACTCAAATGCCCAGCCGACCTTTGATCGCGAACAGACTAGGGAATACTTCAGGCAACTTTGTCTTGGCTTGGAATACCTGCATGCCAATGAAATTGTACATCGCGAT ATCAAACCAGAGAATATACTCCTCTCTGCAGATAGGCAACTCGTTAAACTATGTGATTTTGGTGTATCAGAGATGTTCACCAAGACTGGGGATGACAGGATTCAAAAATCTGGTGGTAGCCCAGCATTTCAAAGCCCTGAAAGCTTCCAAC CGAGCGGTGAATTACATGGGAAGGCAGTAGATATCTGGGCTCTTGGTGTCACTCTTTATTGCATGTTGACCGGCACTTTGCCCTTCAATTATCCAAATATCATCGAGCTGTACGCTGCTGTCGTGGAAAGAAG CCCGCGAATTCCTGAAGATTGGGATGCCTCGCTTCGGGATTTAATGGAGCGCATGCTTTGCAAAGATCCGGCATTGCGTATTGACATGTCGAGTTTACGA GAACATCCGTGGACAACGGACGAAACGCGCTTACCGATGATCGACACGGAAGAGAACTTGTATGAAGTCGGCAAGCAAGTGGAAGAGCCCACTCAAGATGAGATCAAGGACGCGATTGTGACATTCAGGGGCATCCT ATACGTCATGCGGGCAGTCCATAA GATGCGCCGACTACACTTACACCGCTCATCGCCATCCCGAGGTGCCACTTCATCCCCTGGCGATTCCGCCAATGTCTCATTTGCATCAGAATCAATGGATTCCTACGTTTCTCGCGATCCTTTAACTTCCACCACTTCACTGTCTTCagatggagaagacggACCGTTCAAGGACATTGCAGGGAATAAAGTCACGAGTCCTAGGCAAATGAGTCTGGCATCTCCAGCGGATACTGAGAAACCTGACGCAACACCTTTCATGTCCTTTGGGGACATTGAGCCCATCAAGACCGACGTGCAAGAAAATGTGGATGGAGTTGTACTTGTTGATTCTCCGACATCCGAGAATGAAGACGCAGAGACTGAAAAATTGGGAAGCGGCTCAAGCCGTGATCTGTAA
- a CDS encoding hexokinase, putative: MSETPDQLATRVQNLSTAPTTTQRTGSGSAVLENGTNIGSAAGRKASIPAQVDPERIISTSGSGRTSRRGSGLVMTPGGVQTVYHTRTNEDIEFPHAGKKTMADLLRKYESLFTLTPQRMRMIVHAIEETLDNGLQKNGQVVPMIPTYVFGWPTGNEVGDFLALDLGGTNLRVCLVTLLGSGKFEVTQTKYRLTEEQKQGEGQALLDFCAECLNSFIRDTLGRTEKDGILPLGFTFSYPCSQDRIDHGVLIRWTKGFGAPNIEGYDVAAMFKDSLKRMDVPAELTALINDTTGTLIASNYVDPHTKIAVIFGTGCNAAYMETAGSIPKIDYVGLPEEQGMAINCEWGAFDSFDHQHLPRTKYDIIIDESSNKPGEQSFEKMIAGLYLGEIFRLVLCELIDSGDLFLGQNTYKLEKAYAFDTAFLSLMEADVTEELLTIIGVFAHFFGLETTLEERQFFKKLAVLVGTRSARLSACGIAAIVSKKGYLEEGCAVGADGSLYNKYPNFADRVHEALTDIFGESGKKIVTHHAEDGSGVGSAIIAAMTKARKDSGFFVEY; encoded by the exons ATGTCCGAGACCCCCGACCAGCTCGCAACCCGCGTCCAGAACCTTAGCACGGCGCCTACAACCACCCAGAGGACCGGCTCTGGCTCTGCCGTTTTGGAGAACGGTACAAACATTGGCTCCGCCGCTGGCCGCAAGGCCTCGATCCCTGCTCAGGTAGACCCCGAGAGAATCATCAGCACCAGTGGCAGTGGCCGAACCAGCAGGCGAGGCAGTGGTTTGGTGATGACTCCAGGAGGCGTTCAGACTGTATACCACACCAGGACAAAT GAGGATATCGAATTCCCTCATGCTGGGAAGA AGACTATGGCCGATCTCTTGAGGAAGTACGAAAGTCTTTTTACCC TGACTCCccagaggatgaggatgatcgTCCATGCCATTGAAGAGACTCTTGATAACGGGTTGCAGAAGAATGGACAAGTTGTG CCTATGA TTCCTACTTATGTGTTTGGC TGGCCTACCGGTAACGAAGTCGGGGATTTCCTCGCTCTCGACCTTGGTGGTACCAATCTTCGAGTCTGTCTCGTTACTCTTCTAGGCAGTGGAAAGTTTGAAGTCACTCAGACCAAGTACCGATTGACCGAGGAACAGAAGCAAGGCGAGGGACAAGCTCT TCTGGACTTTTGCGCAGAGTGTTTAAACAGCTTCATCCGCGATACCCTCGGCCGCACTGAAAAAGACGGTATCCTCCCCCTTGGTTTCACT TTCTCCTACCCTTGCTC TCAAGACCGAATTGATCACGGTG TTCTTATCCGTTGGACCAAGGGATTCGGTGCTCCCAACATTGAAGGATACGATGTCGCCGCCATGTTCAAGGACAGTCTCAAGCGTATG GACGTCCCCGCGGAACTCACTGCTCTCATCAATGACACTACCGGTACTCTTATCGCCTCCAACTACGTTGACCCCCACACCAAGATCGCTGTCATCTTCGGAACCGGCTGTAACGCTGCCTACATGGAGACCGCCGGCAGCATCCCCAAGATCGACTACGTCGGATTGCCCGAGGAACAGGGAATGGCTATCAAC TGTGAATGGGGAGCGTTCGACTCTTTCGACCACCAACACCTTC CCCGAACCAAGTACGACATTATCATTGATGAATCTTCCAACAAGCCAGGAGAGCAG TCctttgagaagatgattgcTGGTCTTTACCTTGGTGAAATCTTCCGTCTCGTTCTCTGCGAGCTCATCGATTCTGGTGACCTTTTCTTGGGTCAGAACACCTACAAGCTCGAAAAGGCCTATGCTTTCGACACCGCTTTCTTGTCTCTCATGGAAGC CGATGTTACCGAAGAGCTTTTGACCATCATCGGTGTCTTTGCTCACTTCTTCGGCCTTGAAACTACCCTTGAAGAGCGTCAGTTCTTTAAAAAGCTTGCTGTGTTGGTCGGCACCCGATCTGCTAGGCTTTCTGCGTGTGGTATCGCCGCCATTGTTAGCAAGAAGGGGTACCTCGAAGAAGGATGTGCCGTTGGCGCCGATGGAAGTTTGTACAAC AAATACCCCAACTTTGCGGACCGAGTTCATGAGGCGCTTACGGACATTTTCGGTGAAAGcggcaagaagattgtCACCCACCATGCTGAGGATGGTTCAGGTGTCGGTAGCGCAATCATTGCCG cAATGACCAAGGCCAGGAAGGACTCTGGATTCTTTGTCGAATACTAA